A stretch of [Clostridium] innocuum DNA encodes these proteins:
- a CDS encoding cobalamin-binding protein, producing MSDKLEKIQQLMPLGKMQEVNALVESALQEGISPQEILKGGLLEGMDVVAKKWAEGTAFIPEVLISARCMNGAMEILEPYLVKKEEKFSGRVVFGTVQGDLHDIGKNLCTLMLKAKSFEVIDIGVDVCAEKFVEAVKTYQPDVLCMSSLLTTSMGYFKVVLDALQEAGVRDCVKVAIGGAPVTQAYADEIGADLFTEDAVSLAGRLLEEFA from the coding sequence ATGAGTGATAAGCTGGAAAAGATACAGCAGCTGATGCCGCTTGGAAAAATGCAGGAGGTGAATGCCCTGGTGGAGAGTGCCCTGCAGGAGGGGATATCGCCACAGGAAATATTGAAGGGTGGATTATTGGAGGGCATGGATGTCGTAGCAAAGAAATGGGCGGAAGGAACGGCATTTATACCGGAGGTTCTAATCAGTGCCCGCTGTATGAATGGTGCTATGGAAATACTGGAGCCTTATCTTGTGAAAAAAGAAGAAAAATTCAGTGGAAGGGTGGTATTCGGAACGGTGCAGGGGGATTTGCATGATATTGGGAAAAATCTCTGTACACTCATGCTGAAGGCGAAATCCTTTGAGGTGATTGATATCGGTGTTGATGTATGCGCCGAGAAGTTTGTGGAGGCTGTAAAGACCTATCAGCCGGATGTACTCTGCATGTCTTCTTTGCTGACAACCTCCATGGGATATTTTAAGGTGGTTTTGGATGCCTTACAGGAAGCAGGTGTCAGAGATTGTGTGAAGGTTGCTATCGGCGGTGCACCTGTGACACAGGCTTACGCAGATGAAATTGGAGCAGACCTGTTTACGGAGGATGCTGTATCCCTGGCAGGAAGACTGCTTGAGGAATTTGCGTGA
- a CDS encoding DUF4445 domain-containing protein: MTKFQKHDDILELLLQKHPQLDLSCGGRGQCGKCRLQVTKGFLPVTDAEGKLLSKVQLAQGIRLACEHRNCEAAIEGELLHEQRDMQIVGVEELHLAGHHEEGCVLAVDIGTTTVVLVLLEIQTGNVLLEKSFLNPQRRYGSDVISRIQHAHEKGPTLLQELLLKGLRAQLKAVENKDIRRMCVCGNAVMTHLFLGIDPIPLAAAPYECVQKELVICSSKQFFPDFIPEFEIQVLPPISAYVGSDILMGIYAQDMEKTKQSSLLLDLGTNGELALYHEGMLIVSSAACGPAFEGGNMSCGCGAVTGAVSEVRWENGFRLQTIHDGKPVGICGSGYLSLISCLLTASLLDVSGYLNQQVTLFDGLLLTQKDVREFQLAKAAIAAALERVCAGAQCSYEQIEAVYLAGGFGRHLHVEDLCITGILPATLKQAVRISGNTALKGCCRYALEQNRTRMELLCKKGHCILLASDTGFSDAFISHMLLEPFT; encoded by the coding sequence GTGACAAAATTTCAGAAGCATGACGATATTCTGGAGCTGCTGCTTCAAAAACATCCGCAGCTGGATCTGTCCTGCGGAGGCAGAGGACAATGCGGAAAGTGCCGGCTTCAGGTCACAAAGGGCTTTCTTCCTGTTACAGATGCAGAAGGAAAACTGCTGTCCAAGGTACAGCTTGCACAGGGAATTCGTTTGGCCTGTGAGCATCGGAATTGTGAGGCGGCTATTGAAGGAGAACTGCTGCATGAGCAAAGGGATATGCAGATCGTGGGAGTGGAAGAGCTGCATCTGGCTGGTCATCATGAGGAAGGCTGTGTACTTGCTGTTGATATCGGCACGACAACTGTCGTTCTTGTATTGCTGGAAATACAGACAGGAAATGTCTTGCTGGAAAAAAGCTTTCTCAATCCGCAGCGACGGTATGGTAGTGATGTGATCAGCAGAATACAGCATGCTCATGAAAAGGGGCCTACACTGCTTCAGGAGCTGCTGCTGAAGGGATTGCGTGCACAGCTGAAAGCTGTTGAGAATAAGGATATACGCCGTATGTGCGTCTGCGGAAATGCCGTCATGACACATTTGTTTCTTGGGATAGACCCTATACCACTGGCAGCTGCACCATATGAGTGTGTACAAAAGGAGCTGGTCATTTGTTCATCAAAACAGTTTTTTCCGGATTTTATACCGGAATTTGAGATACAGGTTCTACCTCCGATTTCCGCATATGTTGGTAGTGATATTTTGATGGGAATTTATGCACAGGATATGGAAAAGACCAAACAAAGCTCACTGCTGCTGGACTTGGGAACAAATGGAGAGCTTGCTCTATACCATGAGGGCATGCTAATTGTGAGCAGTGCCGCCTGCGGACCTGCCTTTGAAGGAGGAAACATGAGCTGCGGCTGTGGTGCTGTAACAGGGGCAGTCAGCGAGGTACGCTGGGAGAATGGCTTTCGACTGCAGACCATTCATGACGGTAAGCCGGTGGGAATTTGCGGAAGCGGATATCTTTCTCTCATCAGCTGCCTTCTTACCGCTTCACTGCTGGATGTCAGTGGATATCTGAATCAACAGGTTACCCTCTTCGACGGACTACTTCTGACCCAGAAGGATGTCCGGGAGTTCCAGCTTGCGAAAGCTGCGATAGCTGCCGCACTGGAACGGGTATGTGCTGGAGCACAATGCTCCTATGAGCAAATTGAAGCAGTTTATCTTGCCGGAGGCTTCGGCCGGCATCTGCATGTAGAGGATCTGTGTATAACAGGAATTCTTCCGGCAACCTTGAAACAAGCTGTACGGATTAGCGGTAATACGGCATTAAAAGGCTGCTGCAGATATGCTCTGGAACAAAATCGCACACGTATGGAGCTGCTTTGTAAAAAAGGACACTGTATTCTACTAGCTTCGGATACCGGCTTTTCGGATGCGTTTATCTCACATATGCTGCTGGAACCATTCACATAA
- a CDS encoding helix-turn-helix transcriptional regulator, whose amino-acid sequence MFSNGKNHILREETIQVTEFAQVHMQMVKHVAHFTCIEAHILHFHKHDNRQYLVLYLPQGTGILVKGSDYTALTGSCTLIQSYASVFSIYLDEGCEVYAALLTGESIQGYIKQETILQDLRFHKKTEIFFHSVFQSLDKYHLVDEYSISSSVLRLYSDLHYQLHEAQPGSMKQEMVDKAVSFIEQNYRRDIGLKDISEAGGYSEYYFLRVFKEVMRMTPYEYLIRKRLSQVKILLLSTGKTIEEIALECGFKSDISLYKAFKNMYSITPGEYKKCVGRG is encoded by the coding sequence GTGTTTTCGAATGGAAAAAACCATATCCTGCGTGAAGAAACAATACAAGTAACAGAATTTGCACAGGTACATATGCAGATGGTAAAGCATGTTGCACATTTTACATGTATAGAAGCTCATATTCTGCATTTTCATAAACATGACAATCGCCAATATCTTGTGCTGTATCTGCCACAGGGTACAGGTATCCTGGTAAAGGGCAGCGATTATACGGCGCTGACTGGCTCCTGCACGCTGATTCAGTCCTATGCTTCTGTGTTTTCGATTTATCTGGATGAAGGCTGCGAGGTATATGCCGCACTGTTAACAGGGGAAAGTATTCAGGGATATATAAAGCAGGAAACAATTCTTCAGGACCTTCGTTTTCATAAGAAAACAGAAATTTTCTTTCACTCCGTTTTTCAGAGTCTGGATAAATATCATTTGGTGGACGAGTATTCCATCAGCTCTTCCGTGCTTCGCCTGTACAGTGATCTTCACTATCAGCTGCACGAGGCACAGCCTGGCAGTATGAAACAGGAAATGGTGGATAAGGCAGTTTCTTTTATCGAGCAGAATTATCGCAGAGATATCGGTCTGAAGGATATTTCAGAGGCTGGCGGCTACAGTGAATACTATTTTTTAAGAGTTTTCAAAGAGGTTATGCGGATGACTCCATACGAATATCTTATACGTAAGCGGCTTTCACAGGTGAAAATCCTGCTTTTGTCTACAGGGAAAACAATCGAGGAAATCGCGCTGGAATGTGGATTTAAATCAGATATCAGCTTATATAAGGCATTTAAGAATATGTATTCCATAACACCCGGGGAATATAAAAAATGCGTAGGCAGGGGATAA
- a CDS encoding PTS sugar transporter subunit IIC/EAL domain-containing protein yields the protein MKKGYRKFFDSIFILSIKRGLMLAIPFLILGSFALLLSSFPLDAYQSFLTSFHHGALLTVFNSLYEITLNSLALILIITIALSYGQLHALDDVFFYPVVAMVSYLAFCGGMEYANEIFHPEWVFTAMCITMLSCWLFHKGMHCGRRFEKLHTAGADYTFNKAIQGIFPIAAIALFFAVIGAVLRAQFGEVNITNFGAYLFMGLFEKVGKGLPGALLYVFFAHFLWFFGIHGTNTLQMVAKQFLEPGILINQQLVQAGQLPTEIFIKTFLDTFVFMGGCGAALCLISAMLLKARKSNNRKLAKVAGISVLFNINEIVIFGFPVIFNPLMLLPFLLVPLVLTLTSAFAMQLQLVPLPTHSVEWTVPILMSGYEACGSVSGSLLQLFNLILGTLLYIPFIRLSENQQSEEFGTAVRTMETDMAVGEANGALPDFLDDHYLYHFPAKTLAMDLKNAMQRNQIHMHYQIQRDNAEHIHGAEALLRWEHPVAGRISSPLMVKLAEEESFLDELGLYIIKEACKDAQKLQKEGTPLSISVNISPKQLESAVFVREVRRILQEVDLHDIQLILEVTERSLLSTSGRILERIRELKQLGIQMSMDDFGMGHSSMMYLQENAFDEVKLDGSLVRQILENERSRDIVRGITRLAASMQFHVVAEFVETREQMELLKALHCDIYQGYYYGKPCSCDEFIIKYLKQEFR from the coding sequence ATGAAAAAAGGGTACCGGAAATTTTTTGATTCGATATTTATACTGTCAATTAAACGCGGATTGATGCTGGCAATCCCTTTTCTTATCCTTGGAAGCTTTGCTTTGCTGCTGTCCAGCTTTCCACTGGATGCCTACCAGTCATTTCTGACCTCCTTTCATCACGGAGCTCTGCTTACCGTTTTTAACAGTCTGTATGAAATAACACTGAATTCGCTTGCACTGATTCTGATTATCACGATTGCACTTTCCTATGGGCAGCTGCATGCGCTGGATGATGTTTTCTTTTATCCTGTGGTGGCCATGGTTTCCTATCTGGCATTCTGCGGAGGAATGGAATATGCCAATGAGATTTTCCATCCGGAATGGGTGTTTACAGCTATGTGTATCACAATGCTGTCCTGCTGGCTGTTCCACAAGGGTATGCATTGCGGCAGGCGTTTTGAAAAGCTGCATACTGCCGGTGCGGACTATACGTTTAACAAAGCCATACAGGGGATTTTTCCGATTGCTGCAATTGCTCTGTTCTTCGCTGTTATCGGTGCAGTGCTGCGTGCACAGTTTGGAGAAGTCAACATTACAAATTTCGGTGCCTATTTATTTATGGGATTGTTTGAAAAAGTGGGAAAAGGGCTGCCCGGTGCTCTACTGTATGTATTCTTTGCACATTTTCTCTGGTTTTTTGGAATACATGGTACCAATACGCTGCAGATGGTCGCAAAGCAGTTTCTGGAGCCCGGTATTCTGATCAATCAGCAGCTGGTACAGGCCGGACAGCTTCCAACGGAAATATTCATAAAGACTTTTCTGGATACGTTTGTCTTTATGGGAGGCTGCGGTGCTGCATTATGTCTGATTTCGGCGATGCTTTTAAAAGCGAGAAAGAGTAATAACCGCAAGCTCGCCAAGGTAGCGGGGATTTCCGTTTTATTCAATATCAATGAAATTGTAATATTCGGTTTTCCGGTCATCTTCAATCCGCTGATGCTGCTGCCGTTTCTGCTTGTTCCTCTGGTTCTGACACTGACCAGTGCGTTTGCCATGCAGCTGCAGCTGGTACCTCTGCCCACACATTCCGTGGAATGGACGGTTCCGATTCTCATGAGCGGATACGAGGCATGCGGCTCTGTTTCCGGCAGTTTGCTGCAGCTGTTTAACCTGATTCTGGGGACTTTGCTGTATATTCCATTTATTCGTCTGAGCGAAAACCAGCAGAGTGAGGAATTTGGAACGGCGGTGCGAACAATGGAAACCGATATGGCGGTAGGTGAGGCAAACGGAGCACTTCCGGATTTTCTTGATGATCACTACTTATATCATTTCCCTGCCAAAACACTGGCGATGGATTTAAAGAACGCCATGCAGCGAAATCAGATTCATATGCATTATCAGATACAGAGGGATAACGCCGAGCATATACACGGGGCGGAAGCTCTTCTTCGCTGGGAGCATCCGGTAGCCGGAAGAATTTCCTCGCCGCTGATGGTAAAGCTGGCAGAAGAAGAAAGCTTTCTGGATGAGCTTGGACTTTATATCATAAAAGAAGCATGCAAAGACGCACAGAAATTACAGAAGGAAGGTACGCCCCTGTCGATTTCTGTAAACATATCACCGAAGCAGCTGGAAAGCGCTGTATTCGTCAGGGAGGTGCGCAGAATTCTTCAGGAAGTCGATCTGCATGACATCCAGCTGATTCTTGAGGTTACGGAGCGTTCCCTGCTCAGTACCTCCGGACGTATTCTGGAGCGCATCCGGGAATTGAAGCAGCTGGGAATTCAAATGAGCATGGATGACTTTGGCATGGGGCACAGCTCGATGATGTATCTGCAGGAAAATGCATTTGATGAAGTTAAGCTGGATGGCAGTCTGGTTCGTCAGATTCTGGAAAATGAACGTTCGCGTGATATCGTGCGCGGTATCACAAGGCTTGCGGCCTCTATGCAGTTTCATGTCGTTGCGGAATTTGTAGAGACCAGGGAACAGATGGAGCTGCTGAAAGCTCTGCATTGCGATATTTATCAGGGATATTATTATGGAAAGCCATGCAGCTGTGATGAATTTATTATCAAATATCTAAAACAGGAATTTCGCTGA
- a CDS encoding Gfo/Idh/MocA family oxidoreductase gives MKKLNIAVVGAGIYGKNHLDAYTSNPNVNLVAVCDLKKEITDKVEQDYQVKTYNDMEEMLKSEEIDAISVATPDPYHKDPVMTAIRYGKDVLVEKPLATTSADAYDIIEAAEKAGVRVMVDYHKRWDPASIAVKNKLADAGTGKPVRGYMRMDNVYDVAINWLNWSSDSSPVHFVGTHCYDLIRWYMGCEVVQVYAVGHKGILQEKGVDTYDSITAILEFENGCTWTVENAWILPNGFAKADDGCSEILCEHAMIRVDSQKRGVEFFDDQKQYTPNICFIQNHNGRAIGFGIDPLNDFVDCILHDKPFVANLNDGLEAELIAEAVHKSADTRQVVKIERR, from the coding sequence ATGAAAAAACTGAATATTGCTGTTGTAGGCGCGGGGATTTACGGAAAAAATCACCTGGATGCCTACACTTCAAATCCCAACGTTAATCTTGTTGCAGTCTGTGATTTAAAAAAGGAAATCACGGATAAAGTGGAACAGGATTATCAGGTGAAAACGTATAACGACATGGAGGAAATGCTCAAAAGTGAGGAAATTGATGCTATTTCCGTAGCAACACCGGATCCGTATCATAAGGACCCTGTGATGACCGCCATACGCTATGGAAAGGATGTTCTGGTGGAAAAACCACTGGCAACTACTTCTGCAGATGCCTATGACATCATCGAGGCAGCGGAAAAAGCCGGTGTCCGTGTTATGGTGGATTACCACAAGCGCTGGGATCCGGCATCCATAGCGGTAAAAAACAAGCTTGCGGATGCAGGGACAGGAAAACCGGTACGCGGCTATATGCGTATGGATAATGTCTATGATGTCGCAATCAACTGGCTGAACTGGTCATCCGATTCCAGCCCGGTCCACTTTGTTGGAACGCACTGCTATGATTTGATTCGCTGGTATATGGGATGTGAGGTCGTACAGGTGTATGCTGTGGGACATAAGGGAATCCTGCAGGAAAAGGGTGTGGATACGTATGACAGTATTACAGCAATTCTGGAATTTGAAAACGGCTGCACTTGGACTGTGGAAAATGCGTGGATTCTGCCTAACGGCTTTGCGAAGGCAGATGACGGATGCTCTGAGATTCTCTGTGAACATGCAATGATTCGTGTGGATTCCCAGAAACGCGGTGTTGAATTCTTTGATGATCAAAAGCAGTATACCCCGAATATCTGCTTTATCCAGAACCATAACGGTCGTGCGATCGGCTTTGGAATTGATCCACTGAACGATTTTGTGGATTGCATTCTCCATGATAAGCCGTTTGTCGCAAATCTGAATGACGGTTTGGAAGCAGAGCTGATTGCAGAGGCTGTGCATAAGAGTGCGGATACACGTCAGGTAGTAAAAATCGAAAGAAGATAA
- a CDS encoding PTS sugar transporter subunit IIB encodes MGKLNMVRVDYRMVHGQIVAKWIKFRPVDRLILADDSLVDDPFMGDIYRMAVPDREVDIVKLGDVQTAIDRKNDTVLLIFKDVASAYTVYKNGLQLPELNVGAVQNSAQRKAVVQGVALSVEEYEKLSEMKAEGVNVFLQPIPENDPVSLGSIEKKLK; translated from the coding sequence ATGGGCAAACTGAATATGGTTCGTGTTGATTATCGTATGGTACATGGACAGATTGTGGCAAAATGGATCAAGTTCCGTCCGGTTGATCGTTTGATACTGGCAGATGACAGCCTGGTGGATGATCCTTTCATGGGTGATATTTATCGCATGGCAGTACCGGATCGCGAGGTTGATATTGTCAAGCTGGGGGATGTGCAGACAGCGATTGACCGAAAAAATGATACCGTGCTGCTGATATTCAAGGATGTAGCATCTGCATATACGGTATACAAAAACGGCCTTCAGCTGCCGGAGCTGAATGTCGGTGCAGTGCAGAACAGTGCACAGCGTAAAGCGGTTGTTCAGGGGGTTGCGCTTTCCGTTGAAGAATACGAAAAATTAAGCGAAATGAAGGCGGAGGGTGTAAACGTGTTCCTGCAGCCGATACCGGAAAATGATCCGGTAAGTCTTGGATCGATTGAAAAGAAGCTGAAATAA
- a CDS encoding PTS sugar transporter subunit IIC: protein MSGTQLVIMAVAMGLMYWIARGMIGGYFAFFFIASPIVVGVVAGLIYGDLTKGLIIGGGIAAAFAGIIAPGGNLPTDSALAATTVIPIALATGLTAEQAIAFAVPMGLLGSFVTNLRKMINVIFVHRADEFAAKGNLSGITRCAVVYPPLIEIPLLFLPVFLIVMFGQDAMLTFMNSVPSWVMHGLEVAGGVMPAIGFALIMNMIGKPKMIPYTVLGFIVVKAVGLNTLTAGLVAGCVAVLVVLEKREREKEGA from the coding sequence ATGAGTGGTACACAGTTGGTTATCATGGCGGTGGCAATGGGTCTGATGTATTGGATCGCCCGGGGAATGATTGGTGGATATTTTGCATTCTTCTTTATTGCAAGTCCTATCGTAGTAGGGGTTGTTGCCGGTTTGATTTACGGGGATTTGACAAAGGGATTGATTATCGGCGGCGGTATTGCCGCAGCGTTTGCAGGAATCATTGCGCCGGGAGGCAATCTTCCGACGGACTCGGCACTGGCGGCGACAACCGTCATACCGATTGCTTTGGCAACGGGGCTTACGGCGGAGCAGGCGATAGCATTTGCCGTTCCGATGGGACTGCTGGGCTCCTTTGTGACAAACCTGCGTAAAATGATCAATGTTATCTTTGTGCATAGAGCTGATGAATTTGCGGCAAAGGGAAACCTTTCCGGCATTACCAGATGTGCAGTGGTGTATCCGCCACTGATTGAGATTCCATTGCTGTTTCTTCCTGTATTTTTAATTGTTATGTTTGGGCAGGATGCTATGCTGACCTTCATGAATTCCGTGCCTAGCTGGGTTATGCACGGTCTGGAGGTTGCAGGCGGTGTTATGCCGGCAATCGGATTTGCTCTGATTATGAACATGATCGGAAAGCCGAAGATGATTCCTTATACGGTACTGGGCTTCATTGTTGTAAAGGCAGTAGGTCTGAATACCCTGACAGCTGGTCTGGTCGCAGGCTGTGTTGCAGTGCTGGTTGTACTGGAAAAACGTGAAAGAGAAAAGGAGGGTGCATAG
- a CDS encoding PTS system mannose/fructose/sorbose family transporter subunit IID, which produces MAEERKTSLTKRDVNRVIARWYITTEMSLNYERMQSIAYTYALIPALKKLYPNKEDMIPALQRHLELFNTNATAGGLILGTTLAMEEEKANNPDAIPSESIVAVKTGLMGPVAALGDSFSAGTITTLFILASCSLAQGGSIAGFWLLLLGTMYTLGELIIFTKMTYTKGRSAIKDIMSSKLMSNIIEGANILGMAMMGALTASMVNLAVAITANFDEATLSVQEKIDGIMPGVLSIGVLFIYYYLISKKHVSVAKLVFFTIVIALLCAAIGLF; this is translated from the coding sequence ATGGCTGAGGAAAGAAAAACATCATTGACAAAACGGGATGTCAACCGTGTAATCGCCAGATGGTATATTACAACGGAAATGTCACTGAATTATGAACGTATGCAGTCTATTGCATATACATATGCCTTGATTCCGGCTTTGAAAAAACTATATCCGAACAAGGAGGATATGATTCCTGCGCTGCAGCGTCATCTGGAGCTGTTTAATACCAATGCGACAGCCGGTGGTCTGATTCTGGGAACTACGCTGGCAATGGAAGAGGAAAAGGCAAACAATCCGGATGCGATTCCTTCCGAATCCATCGTCGCCGTTAAGACCGGGTTAATGGGGCCGGTTGCGGCGCTGGGGGATTCCTTCAGTGCAGGGACCATTACCACTCTATTCATTCTGGCCTCCTGCTCTCTGGCACAGGGCGGCTCAATTGCCGGCTTCTGGCTGCTGCTTCTCGGTACGATGTATACGCTTGGCGAATTGATTATTTTTACCAAAATGACCTATACAAAGGGACGCTCTGCAATCAAGGATATCATGTCAAGTAAGCTGATGAGCAATATCATTGAAGGTGCGAACATCCTTGGTATGGCAATGATGGGTGCACTGACTGCTTCCATGGTTAATCTGGCAGTTGCTATCACAGCAAACTTTGATGAGGCAACCTTGAGCGTACAGGAAAAAATCGACGGTATCATGCCGGGTGTTCTGTCCATCGGTGTGTTGTTTATCTATTATTATCTGATCAGCAAAAAGCATGTCAGTGTAGCGAAGCTTGTCTTCTTCACCATTGTGATCGCACTGCTCTGTGCTGCAATCGGATTATTTTAA
- a CDS encoding PTS sugar transporter subunit IIA, with translation MKGILLASHGRLAEGLLDTLQIFCGELQQMQALCLLPGEEITEFMEKLEAAIQKVDTGEGVVIFCDLLFGSPCNCSARLLQNAKYAEKISVITGMNLCMVLEYIGSGAAGMDREALVDTGHKGIVDFNKLLRERQAA, from the coding sequence ATGAAAGGAATATTATTGGCAAGTCATGGCCGTTTGGCGGAGGGATTGCTGGATACGCTGCAAATTTTCTGCGGAGAGCTGCAGCAGATGCAGGCGCTGTGTCTTCTCCCCGGTGAGGAAATCACAGAATTTATGGAGAAGCTGGAAGCTGCTATACAAAAGGTGGATACCGGAGAGGGTGTTGTGATTTTCTGTGATCTGCTCTTTGGCTCTCCCTGCAACTGCAGTGCGAGATTGCTGCAGAACGCGAAGTATGCGGAGAAAATCAGTGTGATAACGGGGATGAATTTGTGCATGGTACTGGAATATATCGGTTCCGGAGCTGCCGGCATGGACAGGGAAGCGCTGGTGGATACCGGACATAAGGGAATCGTGGATTTCAATAAGCTGCTGAGGGAACGTCAGGCAGCATAA
- a CDS encoding HAD family phosphatase, which yields MRAGAIFDMDGLLFDTELVYNQEWYYIAELYGLKVDPAMLDELRGTNGTRMSEIVNTYWPRVDAKKLTDELFAHAIVTLSKQVPMKPGVVELLEYLKQHAVRMAVASSAPMELIKSNLRLAGIADYFDAVVSGEQVEHGKPFPDIFLLAAQKLNLQAQDCYVFEDGINGVRAGIQAGCSTIMVPDLVPPTKELYEQCTGIYPSLHAVLHALQTNTC from the coding sequence ATGAGGGCTGGAGCTATTTTTGATATGGATGGTCTGCTGTTCGATACAGAGCTGGTATATAATCAGGAGTGGTATTATATTGCAGAGCTTTACGGTCTAAAGGTTGATCCTGCGATGCTGGATGAGCTGCGTGGTACGAACGGTACCCGTATGAGTGAAATTGTGAATACATACTGGCCAAGGGTTGATGCAAAGAAGCTGACAGATGAATTGTTTGCACATGCTATCGTAACATTATCCAAACAGGTTCCCATGAAACCGGGTGTTGTGGAGCTTCTGGAGTATCTGAAGCAGCATGCAGTTCGCATGGCAGTGGCAAGCAGTGCTCCTATGGAGCTGATCAAAAGCAATCTGCGTCTGGCAGGAATAGCAGACTATTTTGACGCTGTAGTGAGCGGGGAGCAGGTAGAGCATGGAAAGCCGTTCCCGGACATCTTCCTTCTGGCTGCACAGAAACTGAATCTGCAGGCACAGGACTGCTATGTTTTTGAGGATGGTATCAATGGTGTTAGGGCAGGCATACAGGCGGGCTGCTCTACCATTATGGTTCCGGATCTGGTGCCGCCGACAAAGGAGCTTTATGAGCAATGTACGGGTATTTATCCAAGTCTTCATGCGGTTTTACATGCGTTGCAGACAAATACGTGTTAG
- a CDS encoding MurR/RpiR family transcriptional regulator: MQAVNIISSLESVMPFLSAKEKKLGNYVLTHSQEILSLTLKDLSLQAEVSEATVIRFARKLGCEGYSDFKLSLSANLSANFYNENSDMILDKIMPTDTPDSVLKKLSAFIVTSIQSTTDIIDSQELDKAIKLIRDTNEHKRKIYLSGLGASSTLVKQLQIKFMRLNIPVIYYEDVHLQLESNLNMGEDDLLICFTTLGKSVQSHQYINIANQKKAKIILITQYGNQELASKATVTLFVSAVENNLRLASHTALIVQSLIVDTLFLSLALDNLPEIQEGVAEKNRIFSELGYNMNDYK; encoded by the coding sequence ATGCAAGCAGTTAATATCATATCAAGTCTGGAATCGGTCATGCCGTTTCTATCCGCAAAAGAAAAAAAATTAGGAAATTATGTATTAACCCACAGTCAGGAGATTCTTTCGCTAACCTTAAAGGATCTTTCATTGCAGGCGGAGGTTAGTGAGGCAACCGTGATCCGGTTTGCGCGCAAGCTGGGCTGTGAGGGCTATTCCGATTTCAAACTCTCTCTTTCGGCAAATCTGTCTGCCAATTTCTATAATGAGAATTCAGACATGATTCTGGATAAAATCATGCCTACAGACACACCGGATTCCGTATTGAAGAAGCTGAGTGCCTTTATTGTTACTTCTATTCAGTCTACTACGGATATCATAGATTCACAGGAGCTGGATAAGGCGATAAAGCTGATTCGGGATACAAATGAGCATAAACGTAAGATATATCTGAGCGGACTGGGCGCAAGCAGTACACTGGTGAAGCAGCTGCAGATAAAATTCATGCGGCTGAATATTCCGGTAATCTACTATGAGGATGTGCATCTTCAGCTGGAGTCCAATCTGAATATGGGAGAGGATGATTTGCTTATCTGCTTTACGACTCTGGGGAAATCGGTACAGTCACATCAGTATATCAATATTGCGAATCAGAAAAAGGCAAAGATTATTCTCATCACCCAGTATGGCAATCAGGAGCTGGCAAGCAAGGCAACGGTAACGCTGTTTGTATCGGCTGTGGAAAATAATCTGCGGCTGGCAAGTCACACGGCACTGATTGTACAGTCCCTGATCGTTGATACATTGTTTTTATCACTGGCACTTGACAATTTGCCTGAAATTCAGGAGGGTGTGGCAGAAAAGAATCGGATTTTTTCAGAGCTGGGTTATAATATGAATGATTACAAATAA